A genomic window from Halorubrum lacusprofundi ATCC 49239 includes:
- the rpl7ae gene encoding 50S ribosomal protein L7Ae yields MPVYVDYETPADLAERSLEALEVARDTGTVKKGTNETTKAVERGNADLVIVAEDVSPEEIVMHLPELAEEKGIPVVFVDTQDEVGHAAGLEVGSAAAAVIDAGDADDDVEDIGEKVAELR; encoded by the coding sequence ATGCCCGTTTACGTAGACTACGAAACCCCAGCCGACCTCGCCGAGCGATCGCTTGAGGCGCTCGAGGTCGCCCGAGACACCGGTACCGTGAAGAAAGGAACCAACGAGACCACGAAGGCCGTCGAGCGCGGCAACGCCGACCTCGTCATCGTCGCCGAGGACGTCTCTCCCGAAGAGATCGTGATGCACCTCCCCGAGCTTGCCGAGGAGAAGGGCATCCCGGTCGTCTTCGTCGACACGCAGGATGAAGTCGGCCACGCCGCCGGCCTCGAAGTCGGCTCGGCCGCCGCCGCCGTCATCGACGCCGGTGACGCCGACGACGACGTCGAGGATATCGGCGAGAAGGTCGCGGAGCTCCGATAA
- a CDS encoding 50S ribosomal protein L24e yields MVETRTCDYTGEEIEPGTGTMYVKTNGQILHFVDSKAEKNYFLGREARDLEWTEEGRNQGGE; encoded by the coding sequence ATGGTTGAGACACGCACCTGCGACTACACCGGCGAAGAAATCGAGCCCGGCACGGGCACGATGTACGTGAAGACGAACGGACAGATCCTCCACTTCGTCGACTCGAAGGCGGAGAAGAACTACTTCCTCGGCCGCGAGGCGCGCGACCTCGAGTGGACCGAGGAAGGGCGCAATCAGGGTGGCGAGTAG
- a CDS encoding 30S ribosomal protein S28e, with protein MSAEEGTGDSTTAEVIEVVGKTGMHGEAMQVKCRIQEGSNQGRIITRNVLGPVRMGDVLQLRETQRDADSIGGR; from the coding sequence ATGAGCGCAGAAGAGGGCACCGGCGACTCGACGACCGCGGAGGTCATCGAGGTCGTCGGCAAGACCGGGATGCACGGCGAGGCCATGCAGGTCAAGTGCCGCATCCAGGAAGGATCGAACCAGGGCCGGATCATCACCCGGAACGTCCTGGGCCCCGTCCGCATGGGCGACGTGCTCCAGCTCCGGGAGACCCAGCGCGATGCCGACTCCATCGGAGGGCGATAA